In the genome of Arachis stenosperma cultivar V10309 chromosome 6, arast.V10309.gnm1.PFL2, whole genome shotgun sequence, the window GCGTAATCTCCATCCCGTCCATCCAGATTTCCCAGCCTAAACCCCAAGCACCAAGAACCTATAATACAGTTTCAGTTCGCACTCTTTTCACAATACGTCAATATGGAGATGGCAATTTAAATGGCATTCCATAAGCAGCATTAAAATGACTATAGaccaaaaatatatatcttaCTGGACTCTCCCAATTGTCCTCCACAAATCGTATATCATGAGCAGTAACATCAATACCTACAACAAGCATGCGCTCCATTAATCAAATgctaataaattaaaacaacagCTACTAATCAGAATAACATAATCTATTTCAGTCAACTTGGACGATATTAGGCTCAATTACTACCTAAAGCTGATAGGCTGCGGATAAAAAGGTCCTGTGAATTTCCAGGATCAGGCTTCAATATGACCTGAGATTTGAAAGCAACCAAGAACTCAATGGtagaagacaaaaaaaattattcttgaCACTAATCTACAACTTGAATTCCCGAATGTGATTGACATATAAAGCTCACCTGAAATTGAGTGTGTCTTTGGAGCCTATTTGGGTTTTCTCCATATCGGCTATCGTCGGGGCGGATGCTAGGCTCTACAtatctttcatcataaaatcaACATTGCCAGAAATTTCAGAAACAAAACCCTCATACTATATAAGATAACcaaaaaaaacattttaaaagaagaaaaaagttACACACTCAACTCAGGTAGGTTTGGAAGCAAAAGCTTTGCAGAGAAAAAGAGACACTTCTAAATTCCAATACAATACCATTGTTCAGCACCAGTATATGCTACAACTTTCGGATACTACAGTGTGAAAATGACATATACACCTCGAATCCCATTGTTTGCAAGAAGAGGATAAATTCAGTTATTTTCAAAAGTAATTTCCTGGAAACAACTTCTATTGAACCAAACTGATATTCAAGTTGATCCATACATCATTGAACTTACATCTAAAGCATACTTACGCAACATTCCATGGTTCTGGACCGAGGACCCTTAAATATGTAAGAGGATTCATAGTCCCAGCTCCAACCTGCACCatagccaaaaaaaaaaacgatgccaaatttaaaaaacaaaaaaaatctaaagCACATAAAGAATATtacaacaaaaaattaaaagaatcgTGATTTTTACCAACAGAAACAAATAAATCAATATTACAATGTAATCAGTAGCAGAAACAAGACGAGAAGTAAATACAATCCTACAATTGCAAAACATTTTCTTTGCTacaattgaatttttaaagttCAAATTTTTTTACTGTCTCCTGAgctcaagaagaagaagaacaacaacaacaacaacaattgaagaagaaataagaagaagaagaacaacaacaacaattgaagaagaaaacaacAACTTAAGTGGATAATAGGAGGGAACAATGGCAACACAACAAGTAAATTTTACCTCTGTGTTGCTGCATTGCATAATGGAGCATCCCACAGAAGCCCAATAGTCCTGCAAACACcaataagagagagagagagagagagagagagaggggtaaaaaaataacataaaataaaaataaaaaaggcaATTCAATTCTAGTAAAATTTTGCGGTTATCATAAACCTCAAGAAACAAAAATGGCGGGGAAATTAAGACCTGAAGGCGCTGAATGGCTTGTTGGAAAGTGAGGGTGGGAGCTTGAGGGAGAGTGTTGGGTTGTGCCGAAGTAGAGTGAGGGGAGACGGAAGTGGGAGGAGTGGAGGCGGAGGCGGGGAGGGAGGCGAATTGGCGACGGCGGAGGAGAATCGAGGGGAGGCGTGTGGCGGCGAGTGGTGCACGGCGGAGGAGGGAGGGGCTGGGCCTGAGAAATGAGATGACAAGTGGCAACGCCAAGATAGCCATGGCTGCCGTTGTTGATGGAGCGGAAGACTGTAATCAGTTAGTTTGCTTCCTCTTCCAGAATCCGGGGATAAGATAGGGTTTAACCcttgctttttttttattaaataataattatatgaaattattttttatttttcatataataaatattattttagatgcAATTGAAATTTAATTTGGATAGTGTCACAAACTACGGATTAACTCATTCTTTAAATTAGTCTTCAAAAGAATTTTTTAGTCATATTAATCCTATAAAATGcaaatcaaattagtccttcgTTAGTTAGATAATGATATGTCACGTTAAGTAATATGTGACATGATAACGTAATAGATTAGTGTCACATATCATAAGATGATTGATTGACGTGTCAATTTAGTGATACTTAATATGTCATATGTCGCTTGacatgtaaaaaaattatttataattttatattgaaaagatacaaattatttttatccctaaaatttagaaattaatcaaattaattcttatataattttttttattttttttcataatattaaatttaaatttttttaatagtactaattttaatattaattttagaCCTTAAAAAGCAAAATTttctttacataaaataataaaataattaaattattataaaattattttgtcaattgtattttaaaattttacattttaaaattgtaattttttatagtaaaatttttttatttaaacaagTTTACCAAATTATTgttgaatatatatttaaaaatttaatattttaaatctcactataaaatataataattattttaaaatttaaatcttttaaatttttaaaattatcatttttattattgtataatttatatgataaaactcaataattaaaaaactaatttatagaatcacttgttgaattttaatattttaatataattttttttaaataactattatatttatttagagaaatctaaaaaattaaaacatttaaaataattactatatttatttagtgaAATCCAAAATATTAAAACTCATCTCGTTAAAGTTATGGTTGTTCTTTCTTCCTTTCTGCCTGACTGGACTTCTCAGATGCATGCAGACCTGTAAATAGAAAAGATTCCTGTAGGGCTGGTAATTCAACGGCTCCCTTTGagttttaatattttgtgttttaattaCACTAGAATACAGAAATCAGTGTCTTTTACCAAGGGATTTATTATGCAACTCTAGCAATCCTTGAAGAGATTTCAAGGACCATGTTTCCTCATGTTGAGCATATACCTTCTGATGTAGCGAGTCTATTATTATGCTGACATTACCAAACCCATATATTTGGTGACCGTTGTGCATTCTACCAGGCTTAATCTTGAACAACAAACCATGATGCTGGGCATGAGCCTCAATGACTTCTTTCAAGCTCAAATCATGCACACCATCTGCGTTGGCACAACCCAATGCTGCAGCAGCTTGCTGTTGAGCATAGGTTGCTGCTTTCTGCTGAGCCTCAAATTGTCGTTGCTCACGTACCCGAAGATAGCTGATATTCTCCTTCAAACCCGGTTGGACAACCTCCATTCCATCAACAGCCTGACTCATCATATCTAAACCACGGTTAATCTGGAATTGGATACTTTCATTTGCCAATAGTTCTTCTGGAATAAGCTCCTTCCATCCATTATACCACTTCATAACTTCTTCAAAGTTAGGATTTGAGCACAACCAGTGATGCAAAACCTGAAGCCACTTTGTGAAGAAGAACTTCTCCATCATGTCCACCATGATATGAATTGGAATCACAGAAGCCCATTTAATTACCCAAAAAAATTGATCGAGCTTCTGACTTGCTGGATTGACTTCAAACTCTTGCAAGACAAGTTGCAACTTAGGCACAATAAATCGAAGCATAAGTTGTTCCCAATTTACAGCATCAAAGACAGTCTTCCACGTAGATACCAACTCCAACCCATGAGATGGATTTCGAAGAGGATCCCAACCTTGGAACACTCTAATAAACAAAGGAAGAGCATATGAGCAAGCAATGCAGGACAAATTACACAACTTGTAGCTATCGGCATATCTCTCATGCAAGTCAGTGAAGCATCTAGCAAGGAAATCTAATGTTAGTGTTCCTGAAGTGCTCTCTTCGCCTACTTCGTCCAAGACGCTCATTATTTCCTCCCTATTATCCAGTTGACGCTTTTGGAATGCTGCTTCAGATTCTaacttctctttttcttttttcaagcTGAGAGCTGTCTCCCTTTCTCTCCTCAAATCTCTATCAATCTCTTGAATGTCAGCCTCCGCCAACCCAACAATCAATCCAACGTTATGCTGAAGTTCCGGCATTGGGACATCCTCCTCCTTTGCTTTCTCCTCAGCATTTAAATCAGATAAATTTGTATAAACCCGAACTTGTGGCCCCCTCATATCATAA includes:
- the LOC130936411 gene encoding septin and tuftelin-interacting protein 1 homolog 1-like, with the translated sequence MDEGQEMERFDDDDDDYYSSKKRRKDLSTKQIKEGVMWREREKLEKKRGQGQSSDQDGFGNAGKFYNNGIGMKLLEKMGYRGGGLGKNEQGIVGPIEVKMRAKNSGIGFSDAREVPPPPLPVLQQRNKSTVQPAASRTKERLWSKQSRLKKKEEEVYVTAEELLASKQEQNLEVVQKVYDMRGPQVRVYTNLSDLNAEEKAKEEDVPMPELQHNVGLIVGLAEADIQEIDRDLRRERETALSLKKEKEKLESEAAFQKRQLDNREEIMSVLDEVGEESTSGTLTLDFLARCFTDLHERYADSYKLCNLSCIACSYALPLFIRVFQGWDPLRNPSHGLELVSTWKTVFDAVNWEQLMLRFIVPKLQLVLQEFEVNPASQKLDQFFWVIKWASVIPIHIMVDMMEKFFFTKWLQVLHHWLCSNPNFEEVMKWYNGWKELIPEELLANESIQFQINRGLDMMSQAVDGMEVVQPGLKENISYLRVREQRQFEAQQKAATYAQQQAAAALGCANADGVHDLSLKEVIEAHAQHHGLLFKIKPGRMHNGHQIYGFGNVSIIIDSLHQKVYAQHEETWSLKSLQGLLELHNKSLGKRH